From one Peredibacter starrii genomic stretch:
- a CDS encoding response regulator transcription factor — MSELSLLLVEDEANLGQTLRDYLRSKKFNVDLAATCAEARVKFAQMRPAIAILDIGLPDGDGISLAREFRKLSKECVLLFCTALNDPTLRVEGLELGAEDYVTKPFELKELTLRLDRILKSRQITLHNPDEYRYGKLVFWPKRFEIQDADGHISSLGQKECAILELLIEKKNEVVSRDEMIEKIWGENSFPTNRTIDNYIVKLRKWADSDTSQVQITSVRGIGYKLEWKGH, encoded by the coding sequence ATGTCTGAACTATCGCTTCTCTTAGTTGAGGATGAAGCTAACTTGGGTCAAACCCTTCGCGATTATCTTCGTTCAAAGAAATTCAATGTGGATCTCGCGGCCACATGTGCGGAAGCGCGTGTGAAGTTCGCTCAGATGAGGCCCGCGATTGCGATTCTAGATATTGGTCTACCAGATGGAGATGGAATTTCTCTAGCTCGTGAATTCAGAAAGCTTAGTAAAGAATGCGTGCTGCTTTTCTGTACTGCTCTTAACGACCCAACTCTTCGTGTGGAAGGTCTGGAGCTTGGTGCGGAAGATTACGTCACTAAACCGTTTGAGCTTAAAGAACTCACTCTAAGACTTGATCGCATTTTAAAATCACGACAAATCACTCTCCATAATCCGGACGAATATCGTTACGGGAAACTGGTTTTCTGGCCCAAGCGTTTTGAGATTCAGGATGCTGACGGACATATCTCATCTCTAGGTCAGAAAGAATGCGCCATTTTGGAACTCTTAATTGAGAAGAAAAACGAAGTGGTGTCTCGTGACGAGATGATTGAAAAAATCTGGGGAGAAAACAGCTTCCCGACTAACAGAACTATCGACAACTACATTGTTAAACTCCGGAAATGGGCGGACTCAGATACATCTCAGGTCCAAATCACATCCGTGAGAGGCATTGGCTATAAATTAGAATGGAAAGGACATTAA
- a CDS encoding tail fiber domain-containing protein produces MFVIMLTCSAFAESLSYSGRLVNSNGSPVVGPVNLKFDLASTADTSVVLCSQQITNVALTNGVFHVKLDLNCGASTLSQVLGGIISPDTAAIRVTNETASKAYSFQSLHAVPSAQIAHGLSKLNANNNEVLTWTGSKWEPKPVSGASGGTVTDITAGTGLSGGTITNSGTISIANGGVTDTHLAGNISRSKLAAGTADSVVVTNGAGVMTEVSQLPVLNGGTGSSTAAGARTNLGLGDAAVATIGYGADQVMPGEVPMCLSHQKLQMNLGPTFWSCVNDNDSLDATKLPLGGGTMSGAIAMGNNLITGLAAPTAGTDAANKAYVDAQVSGASDWSKNGSDLYYNSGKVGLGTSTPVANFHISGVSNSTIMWVDAKIQNDGSTLRGVSLSPILSTNVSGSGGVTLSPKLEPSADITSIIYGNILNPKLQTTSANVSGRVAGNFFRVDADASYTGNINTVNIVEIGGMNDSSPGTISTVYGLRIADQTGGTKNYAFHQDSADDLNFFGGNVGINVLNPTEKLEVNGNIALNGNIRLKSTTANYVEIKAPAALASTLTFNLPGTYGTAGYVLATDGAGNLSWTAVTTGASAVGGDLSGTISNAQIAAGAIVDADISGTAAIAQSKISGLTTDLSNKEPKITAGTAAQYWKGDKTWGTFITDVLASTFATVTPSNTVIANADSIQTVVNKTQGQINALKTADTNFLVKNGTDTISGAVSVSGSLKIPATPSGVDLTDVANVQYVQNYVGTFGQWLKNGSHLYYDSGAVSVGTNSFTGPNNIESKMKILRPVNKWGLTIEGEGMNQADIMMVAPGSSANNRIGQIVNSIDKMMIRSINDDATVKQTLLNMMHTTGYVGVGVSATATPQRPLHVAQSTAAGGNAAPMMIERVNASGTPAANELTALQFKLPNSSGTGVVAADFAATLTDVTPGSEKGALIFRTTPNGGSTIPERMRIDSNGYVGIGTSTPATMLDVRRPASGYSTQLTSAGDYSGVLMKAENSAAAIKKRSWGIASTNEYLTRTGLDFIEYTDPDDDDVLCEAGEVCTTRFTIQSGGKVGIGTPTPSHSLHISKSVTGESTTLNEVALRISNPIQAYGSGGEYAQTGIAFGRDDAIRGAIMYGTYGLDYMDFYTADSTLATPKMRLTSEGKVGIGTTIPQGHLHIQGDASSATVVNIYGPDTVQKGLNLGVDATNRWAIGQNSTAGSRGMYFYQDHTGVGGIISTPLMLSANSMVGINNTSPSYTLDITGDIRITGAPYRNGGDVGWIVPSDRRLKDVTGKYEYGLKEIANLETIKFRYKKGNKKEISSKEEYTGVIAQEVQKQIPDAVKKDKDGFLSLNTTPIFWAMVNSIKELFSESKEVKREIASIKAENKAKSEEIEKLKRENAEMKARLDRIEHELMAK; encoded by the coding sequence ATGTTCGTCATCATGTTGACTTGTTCTGCATTCGCAGAATCTCTTAGCTATTCCGGAAGACTTGTTAACAGTAATGGATCACCAGTTGTTGGTCCCGTTAATTTAAAATTTGATCTCGCGAGTACCGCCGATACATCAGTGGTACTTTGTTCTCAACAAATTACAAACGTGGCCCTCACCAATGGTGTTTTCCATGTGAAACTTGATTTGAATTGCGGAGCTTCGACACTATCGCAAGTTCTTGGTGGGATCATTTCTCCTGATACGGCCGCTATTCGTGTAACAAATGAAACTGCCAGTAAGGCCTATTCATTTCAATCTCTCCATGCGGTTCCTTCAGCTCAAATCGCCCATGGTCTTTCAAAATTAAATGCGAACAATAACGAAGTTCTCACTTGGACTGGGTCTAAATGGGAGCCAAAACCTGTGTCCGGAGCCTCAGGTGGCACAGTTACTGATATTACAGCCGGAACGGGTTTATCCGGTGGCACAATCACTAATTCGGGAACCATCTCAATCGCAAATGGTGGAGTGACTGACACTCATCTCGCGGGCAATATTTCTCGTTCAAAACTCGCAGCAGGAACTGCAGATTCAGTCGTTGTAACAAATGGTGCAGGTGTGATGACTGAGGTGTCACAACTTCCAGTTTTAAATGGTGGTACTGGATCATCAACTGCAGCAGGTGCGCGAACGAATCTTGGCTTAGGTGATGCGGCGGTTGCAACTATTGGTTATGGGGCCGATCAAGTGATGCCGGGTGAAGTTCCGATGTGTCTTTCTCACCAGAAACTTCAGATGAATCTAGGGCCAACTTTTTGGTCATGTGTGAATGATAATGATTCACTAGATGCCACTAAACTTCCTCTTGGTGGTGGCACAATGAGTGGCGCCATTGCGATGGGAAATAATCTAATTACTGGTCTTGCTGCTCCCACTGCAGGAACAGATGCGGCCAATAAGGCCTATGTGGATGCGCAGGTGAGTGGAGCATCAGATTGGTCAAAAAATGGGTCTGATCTTTACTATAACTCAGGCAAGGTGGGACTAGGGACGTCTACACCTGTAGCAAACTTTCACATCTCCGGAGTATCTAATAGCACCATCATGTGGGTGGACGCTAAAATTCAAAATGATGGAAGTACTTTAAGAGGTGTTTCTTTAAGTCCCATCCTAAGTACTAACGTAAGTGGATCTGGTGGTGTCACATTAAGTCCGAAGCTAGAACCGTCGGCCGATATTACTTCGATTATCTACGGAAACATTTTAAATCCAAAATTGCAGACAACGTCTGCTAACGTGTCGGGGAGAGTGGCCGGTAACTTCTTCCGTGTGGATGCTGATGCTTCTTATACTGGGAACATCAATACAGTGAACATTGTTGAAATCGGTGGGATGAATGATAGTAGTCCAGGAACCATTTCAACCGTGTATGGTTTGAGAATCGCTGATCAAACCGGTGGTACAAAAAACTATGCCTTCCATCAGGATTCAGCAGATGACCTCAACTTTTTTGGTGGTAATGTTGGTATCAATGTTCTCAATCCGACAGAAAAATTAGAAGTAAATGGTAACATTGCTCTGAATGGTAACATTCGTTTGAAATCGACAACTGCGAACTATGTAGAAATAAAAGCTCCGGCCGCACTTGCATCTACTTTAACATTTAATTTACCAGGGACTTATGGGACTGCTGGATATGTACTTGCCACCGATGGTGCAGGGAATTTGAGCTGGACTGCGGTGACCACTGGGGCAAGTGCCGTTGGCGGAGATCTATCAGGAACAATTTCCAATGCTCAAATTGCAGCTGGTGCTATCGTTGATGCTGATATCTCGGGAACTGCGGCCATCGCTCAATCAAAGATCAGTGGACTCACAACAGATTTAAGCAATAAAGAACCAAAAATCACTGCAGGAACTGCCGCTCAATATTGGAAAGGTGACAAGACCTGGGGGACATTTATCACAGACGTTCTTGCTTCAACTTTTGCAACGGTTACTCCAAGTAATACAGTCATTGCGAATGCGGATTCGATACAAACCGTTGTTAATAAAACTCAGGGGCAGATCAACGCTCTCAAAACTGCAGACACGAATTTTCTAGTTAAAAATGGCACTGATACAATTTCAGGTGCCGTCTCTGTATCAGGTTCTTTGAAAATTCCCGCAACTCCTTCTGGAGTTGATCTTACGGATGTTGCCAACGTTCAGTATGTTCAAAACTATGTTGGAACTTTTGGTCAATGGCTTAAAAACGGTTCACATCTTTATTACGATAGCGGGGCAGTGAGTGTAGGAACCAACTCGTTTACTGGACCTAATAACATCGAATCGAAAATGAAGATCCTTCGCCCGGTGAATAAATGGGGATTAACCATTGAAGGTGAAGGAATGAACCAGGCCGACATTATGATGGTGGCCCCAGGTAGTTCTGCTAACAATCGAATAGGCCAAATTGTAAACAGTATCGACAAGATGATGATTCGATCAATCAATGATGATGCTACTGTAAAACAAACACTCTTAAACATGATGCATACAACTGGTTATGTTGGAGTTGGTGTCAGCGCGACGGCCACTCCACAAAGACCTCTGCATGTTGCTCAATCGACTGCTGCCGGTGGGAATGCTGCACCGATGATGATTGAAAGAGTAAATGCCAGTGGTACGCCGGCGGCAAACGAATTAACTGCATTACAATTTAAACTACCAAACTCTTCTGGTACTGGGGTAGTGGCCGCTGATTTTGCGGCGACATTAACAGATGTTACTCCGGGTTCAGAAAAGGGTGCTTTGATTTTTAGAACAACTCCCAATGGTGGAAGCACGATACCTGAAAGAATGAGAATCGATTCTAATGGTTATGTGGGAATAGGGACCTCAACTCCCGCCACGATGCTTGATGTGAGACGACCAGCTTCTGGATACTCTACTCAGTTGACGAGTGCAGGTGATTACAGTGGTGTACTCATGAAGGCCGAAAACTCTGCAGCTGCTATAAAGAAACGTTCTTGGGGTATTGCTAGTACCAACGAATATTTGACCAGAACTGGATTAGATTTCATTGAATATACCGACCCTGATGATGATGATGTGCTTTGTGAAGCAGGTGAGGTTTGCACAACCAGATTCACCATTCAGTCTGGGGGGAAAGTAGGGATTGGAACTCCGACTCCATCACATTCTCTTCATATTAGTAAATCGGTTACAGGTGAATCTACGACTTTGAATGAAGTTGCTCTTAGAATTTCAAATCCTATTCAGGCCTATGGTTCCGGTGGGGAATATGCTCAAACTGGGATCGCTTTTGGCCGTGACGATGCTATTCGTGGAGCCATCATGTATGGGACATATGGACTCGACTATATGGATTTCTACACTGCTGATTCAACACTTGCGACCCCTAAGATGCGTCTAACTTCTGAAGGGAAAGTAGGGATTGGTACTACAATCCCGCAGGGCCATCTTCATATTCAAGGTGATGCTAGTAGTGCAACGGTGGTTAATATCTACGGCCCGGACACGGTTCAAAAGGGACTCAACCTAGGTGTTGATGCTACTAATCGCTGGGCCATTGGACAGAATTCAACTGCAGGTTCAAGAGGTATGTACTTCTACCAAGATCACACTGGAGTTGGAGGAATTATTTCTACACCTCTCATGTTATCGGCGAATTCGATGGTTGGTATCAATAATACCAGCCCTTCATACACACTAGATATCACTGGAGATATTCGTATCACAGGTGCTCCTTATCGAAATGGTGGTGATGTAGGTTGGATCGTTCCTTCTGATAGACGTTTAAAAGATGTGACCGGAAAATATGAGTATGGTCTGAAAGAGATCGCAAATCTTGAGACTATAAAATTCCGCTATAAAAAAGGGAACAAGAAAGAGATTTCATCCAAAGAAGAGTACACTGGCGTGATTGCTCAAGAAGTTCAAAAACAAATTCCGGATGCAGTAAAAAAAGATAAGGATGGTTTTCTCTCACTCAACACAACTCCGATTTTCTGGGCCATGGTGAATTCGATCAAAGAACTCTTTTCTGAATCAAAAGAAGTGAAGCGTGAGATCGCTTCGATCAAGGCAGAGAATAAAGCGAAGTCCGAAGAGATCGAAAAGCTCAAACGGGAGAACGCAGAAATGAAGGCCCGTCTAGACCGAATTGAGCACGAATTAATGGCCAAGTAG
- a CDS encoding tail fiber domain-containing protein: MRLISKFNFLFVFAFVMTIMCPHAFAESLSYSGRLVNANGSPVVGPVNLRFDLASTANTSIILCTQDINNVALTNGVFHVKLELDCGTPTLSQVMGTITDPNAPAIRVTNLSASKTYSFQELHAVPSAQIAHGLSKLNANNNEVLTWTGSKWEPKPVTGATGGTVTDITAGTGLSGGTITNSGTIAIANGGVTDSHLAGSITRSKLANGTPNYVLANNGSGVMSELAYLGLTQGGTGANTAAGARTNLGLGTLATMNYGTSWDLILSAALPSCFAGQVLTLTSLPTVTLSCVADVSVDNTKLPLAGGTMSGAIAMGNNQINGLAEPTVGTDAATKFYVDNQVSSVSSGATGTWVSEVLSDTSDFDMSCRYRFTAGGVVYNANVIRTDVIQHISNTMNSNTTMNYLSISKGSRTSVAYHQDNWSNNQINANGTVTSIMKNCGPATPVPNSIADSDTGTRIRVEAAANENNIRFDTDGSEKMIITSLGSVGIGNSSPAEKLDVTGNIAVNGTLRLKSDNANYVTLRAPTSLGANISYTFPLTAPTAGQVLSSSAAGVMTWITPTASPITTVFGRTGAVTATAGDYTATLVTNTPAGSIASTTVQAALNELDTDKQAADGTLTSLAAYNTNGILVQTAADTFTGRSVAGVTNRTTVTNGNGVSGNPTVDISTSLLPSPVAGDAGKFLKASGANTSAWSSLSSSDITTALGFTPVNNAGDSLAAGTFTFSGTSILRNANAPSSLTDVTNKQYVDSAVAAVNLWQTSGSDVYRSVGNVGIGGIPGANNVIDMTSNTTTNRRVVNTNSNSAGGTGFTAAAGTNSITMGTWGPTAGGTVTYLESSSSNPFRIDTFTNTPITFHTNMTAGGTTERMRIEANGDIGIGTAAPTSRLHVVKSFNGLSNVNAAFISGTDGGVTNTGVQFLAKDNVGLTSNGSYLLNAILNGTSFFNVTGAGNVGIGQTTPLAPLHIKAPAAGILLEETTGGANNEAFIVHYNNNLEIQNRDSANVLSHIPYRFDIRAPVGTLIANSLGNIGVGTTAPGAKMEIQAPNIMSNIGANALLRLMSTSSANNDYIQFGWLGEDVWGLMSADSATHKNFSIQPFGGNVGIGTSNPGAQLDVNGQIMFSTKKGYLGYYTPLNQVEMGGVGATNVSLVTNGISRLNIDTTGRVGIGTTSPAYVLDVTGDLRITGTPYRNGGDVGWVVPSDRRLKDVTGKYEYGLKEVANIETIKFRYKKGNKKDISPDEEYTGVIAQEVQKQIPDAVKKDKDGFFSLNTTPIFWAMVNSIKELFTESKELKREIASLKEENELLKKQNEIFEKRLNALEQNQTKKKGP, from the coding sequence ATGAGACTTATTTCCAAGTTTAACTTTCTATTCGTGTTCGCATTCGTGATGACAATCATGTGTCCGCACGCGTTCGCTGAATCTCTCAGTTATTCCGGTCGTCTTGTAAATGCCAACGGTTCACCTGTTGTTGGTCCAGTAAATCTTCGTTTTGATCTCGCAAGCACTGCCAACACTTCGATCATTTTATGTACTCAAGACATCAATAACGTCGCTCTAACCAATGGTGTTTTTCATGTGAAGCTTGAACTCGATTGCGGAACTCCAACGCTATCACAAGTCATGGGTACGATCACTGACCCAAATGCACCAGCAATTAGAGTGACTAATTTATCTGCAAGCAAAACATATTCATTTCAAGAGCTCCATGCTGTTCCATCTGCACAGATTGCTCACGGACTTTCAAAGTTAAATGCAAACAATAATGAAGTTCTCACTTGGACAGGTTCGAAGTGGGAACCAAAACCTGTGACTGGTGCAACTGGTGGTACAGTGACCGACATTACTGCGGGAACTGGATTGTCTGGTGGTACGATCACGAACTCGGGAACGATCGCCATTGCAAATGGAGGAGTAACAGACTCACATTTGGCCGGAAGTATTACTCGTTCAAAACTTGCGAATGGAACTCCCAATTATGTTTTAGCTAACAATGGATCGGGAGTGATGAGTGAACTGGCCTATTTAGGACTTACTCAAGGTGGAACTGGTGCTAACACCGCTGCCGGGGCCAGAACAAATTTAGGTCTAGGGACTCTCGCGACCATGAACTATGGAACAAGCTGGGACCTTATTCTTTCAGCAGCACTTCCTAGTTGTTTTGCAGGACAAGTTCTTACCCTGACATCCCTTCCAACCGTGACCCTTTCATGTGTGGCCGATGTCTCTGTAGATAACACAAAACTTCCTCTCGCGGGTGGTACCATGAGTGGCGCTATTGCGATGGGGAACAATCAAATTAATGGCCTGGCAGAACCAACAGTAGGCACAGATGCCGCCACAAAATTTTATGTCGATAATCAGGTGAGCTCTGTCAGTAGCGGTGCGACTGGGACATGGGTGAGTGAAGTTCTTTCGGATACCAGTGATTTCGATATGAGTTGTCGTTATCGCTTCACTGCCGGTGGAGTGGTTTATAATGCCAACGTCATCCGCACAGATGTTATTCAACATATTTCCAACACCATGAATTCTAATACCACGATGAACTATCTTTCGATTTCGAAAGGATCAAGAACATCTGTGGCCTACCATCAGGATAACTGGTCAAACAATCAGATCAATGCCAACGGTACTGTAACCAGCATTATGAAGAATTGTGGTCCTGCGACGCCGGTTCCAAATTCTATCGCTGACAGCGATACCGGAACGCGAATTCGTGTTGAGGCCGCGGCCAATGAAAATAATATTCGCTTTGATACAGATGGCTCGGAGAAGATGATCATTACTTCGCTTGGAAGTGTAGGGATTGGAAACAGTTCTCCGGCAGAGAAATTAGATGTTACTGGTAACATCGCCGTTAACGGAACTCTTCGTTTAAAATCCGATAATGCAAACTACGTTACCCTAAGAGCACCAACTTCTTTGGGAGCGAACATTAGTTATACTTTTCCATTAACTGCACCGACTGCCGGACAAGTTTTATCTTCAAGTGCGGCCGGTGTGATGACTTGGATTACTCCAACAGCTTCACCCATTACAACTGTTTTTGGAAGAACTGGTGCGGTGACTGCCACTGCAGGGGATTACACTGCTACTTTAGTAACGAACACTCCTGCAGGATCAATTGCTTCAACCACTGTTCAAGCTGCGCTAAATGAGCTTGATACTGACAAACAAGCTGCTGATGGAACTTTGACTTCGCTCGCGGCCTACAATACGAATGGCATTTTGGTTCAAACTGCGGCCGATACATTTACAGGAAGAAGTGTTGCAGGAGTAACGAACAGAACTACGGTAACAAATGGTAACGGTGTTTCTGGTAACCCGACTGTGGATATCAGTACTTCTCTTCTTCCTTCACCCGTTGCAGGGGACGCCGGTAAGTTTTTAAAAGCAAGTGGTGCGAATACATCTGCTTGGTCTTCTCTTTCATCTTCGGATATTACGACCGCTCTTGGTTTCACTCCTGTGAATAATGCAGGAGATTCTCTGGCAGCTGGTACATTTACATTTAGTGGAACGAGTATATTACGAAATGCCAACGCTCCTTCGAGTTTAACGGACGTCACTAACAAGCAATACGTGGACAGCGCTGTTGCAGCTGTAAATCTTTGGCAGACATCAGGCAGTGATGTGTATCGATCAGTAGGTAACGTTGGAATTGGCGGTATTCCTGGCGCTAACAATGTTATTGATATGACTTCAAACACGACCACAAATAGAAGAGTGGTGAATACAAACTCGAACTCTGCAGGTGGTACGGGCTTTACTGCCGCCGCAGGAACTAACTCGATTACCATGGGGACTTGGGGACCAACTGCCGGTGGCACAGTTACTTATCTTGAATCATCTTCATCGAACCCATTTCGAATTGATACCTTCACCAATACACCGATTACATTTCATACGAACATGACAGCAGGTGGGACAACTGAAAGAATGCGAATTGAAGCGAACGGTGATATCGGAATTGGAACTGCAGCTCCTACGTCTCGCTTGCATGTAGTAAAATCTTTCAATGGTCTATCCAACGTCAATGCTGCTTTCATTAGTGGTACTGACGGAGGTGTTACAAATACTGGGGTGCAGTTTCTTGCGAAAGATAATGTGGGGCTGACTTCAAATGGTAGTTATCTTTTAAATGCCATTTTGAATGGGACTTCTTTTTTCAATGTAACGGGTGCTGGTAACGTGGGTATTGGTCAAACAACTCCTTTGGCACCTCTGCATATCAAAGCTCCAGCGGCCGGAATTTTATTAGAGGAAACAACTGGTGGTGCAAATAATGAGGCCTTCATTGTTCACTATAACAATAATCTCGAGATTCAAAATAGGGACTCTGCAAATGTTCTTTCACATATTCCTTACAGGTTTGATATTCGTGCTCCGGTAGGGACGTTGATTGCGAACAGCTTAGGTAACATAGGAGTGGGAACCACCGCACCTGGAGCGAAAATGGAGATCCAGGCCCCTAATATAATGTCAAATATTGGTGCTAACGCTCTTTTGCGCTTAATGAGTACAAGTTCGGCGAACAATGATTATATCCAGTTTGGATGGCTCGGTGAAGATGTTTGGGGTCTGATGTCGGCCGATTCGGCCACACATAAAAATTTTTCAATTCAGCCTTTCGGCGGAAATGTTGGGATTGGTACTTCAAATCCGGGGGCCCAATTGGATGTGAATGGACAAATCATGTTCAGTACTAAGAAAGGTTATCTTGGTTACTACACGCCTTTAAACCAAGTCGAAATGGGTGGTGTGGGTGCTACTAACGTGTCGCTTGTGACGAATGGTATTTCCCGTTTGAACATTGATACTACCGGACGTGTAGGAATTGGTACCACTTCACCTGCCTATGTACTAGATGTAACCGGCGATCTTCGTATCACTGGAACTCCTTATCGAAATGGGGGGGACGTAGGTTGGGTGGTGCCTTCTGATAGAAGACTTAAAGATGTGACTGGTAAGTATGAGTATGGTTTGAAAGAAGTTGCCAACATCGAGACCATCAAATTCCGTTATAAAAAAGGTAACAAGAAAGACATTTCTCCTGATGAAGAATACACCGGAGTTATTGCTCAGGAAGTGCAGAAGCAAATTCCGGATGCAGTTAAAAAAGACAAAGACGGATTCTTCTCCCTTAATACAACTCCGATCTTCTGGGCGATGGTAAATTCAATTAAAGAACTTTTCACAGAGAGCAAAGAACTCAAACGCGAAATCGCTTCTCTCAAAGAAGAGAACGAGCTTCTTAAAAAACAGAATGAAATATTTGAGAAAAGATTGAATGCGCTTGAACAAAACCAGACCAAAAAAAAGGGGCCTTAA
- a CDS encoding sensor histidine kinase, with product MDVNKTRRWFYGLTLLWVFMLLGLGSWWLFLVFKLHSTMSELNLPELGSQSRFLNMMRWEGTFFFIFLVLLGGSLFLMYFRDMKKSKAMQAFFSSLSHELKTPLASMRLQAEVIKDMIEDETHDHDTLSNLTKRLIEDTHKLESELEKSLQLSRIEQDAPLTLVPVSIERFIKRQEQKLQSPLKVELKMDMDAREVMADELALNLIFRNLFENTLRHNKDTKQVSIACRKHGPCVEITYDDHGKKFTGDMNLLGSLFYKFESSKGSGIGLYLIKNLMRKMQGQLEILNADRLKFRLTFLAPTGETDV from the coding sequence ATGGACGTAAATAAGACCCGCCGTTGGTTTTATGGTCTGACTCTTCTATGGGTCTTTATGCTCCTGGGTCTTGGGAGTTGGTGGCTCTTTCTCGTTTTTAAACTCCACTCCACGATGAGTGAACTCAATTTACCGGAACTCGGCTCTCAGAGCCGATTTCTGAATATGATGAGGTGGGAAGGTACATTCTTCTTCATCTTTCTGGTTCTCTTGGGTGGATCACTCTTCCTCATGTATTTCCGTGACATGAAAAAGTCTAAGGCCATGCAGGCCTTCTTCTCTTCTCTGTCCCATGAACTTAAAACCCCACTGGCGAGTATGCGCCTTCAGGCAGAAGTGATTAAGGACATGATCGAGGATGAAACTCACGATCATGATACTTTATCGAATCTTACGAAACGTTTAATTGAAGACACTCACAAGCTTGAATCTGAACTTGAGAAAAGTCTTCAGCTTTCACGTATTGAACAAGATGCACCTCTTACTCTCGTGCCAGTGAGTATTGAACGCTTCATTAAACGTCAGGAACAAAAGCTTCAGTCTCCACTTAAGGTGGAGCTCAAGATGGACATGGACGCAAGAGAAGTCATGGCGGATGAACTTGCCTTGAATCTTATTTTCAGAAACCTTTTCGAAAATACTCTTCGTCATAACAAAGACACGAAGCAAGTTTCAATTGCTTGTCGAAAGCATGGTCCTTGTGTGGAAATTACTTACGATGATCATGGAAAGAAATTCACGGGGGACATGAATCTTCTAGGAAGCCTTTTCTATAAATTTGAATCAAGTAAGGGCTCTGGGATCGGACTTTATCTCATCAAGAACCTTATGCGAAAGATGCAAGGTCAGCTTGAGATCTTGAATGCAGACCGCTTAAAATTTCGTCTGACTTTCTTAGCACCAACAGGAGAAACCGATGTCTGA
- a CDS encoding uroporphyrinogen decarboxylase family protein codes for MDIFENRGSTLPVWFMRQAGRYHSHYQGIKKNSDFMTMCKNPELACEVTLGPIQDFGFNAAILFSDLLFPLEQLGMGLSYHSGPPTLEWHLQSKEDIQKLKLKAPGEEFYKFQGEACKLLRERLPKDVTLLGFVGAPFTLYTYAVEGSHAGNLVSAKQGLFDGRFEAFCNILMPELLKEMLMQANNGAQAVALFDTAAGELCVADYKEFIVPKITALLKEFKAKSPKTKVIYYSKHTQAGFIKALDLTNIDVIGVDWRCDLVEIQKLLPPHCFIQGNLDPAWLHLPNEIMLKKAAAYYQDLRDRGLDFKRWVAGLGHGVLIQTPEENVRTLVKLIQTQKI; via the coding sequence ATGGACATCTTTGAAAACCGCGGATCAACACTTCCAGTATGGTTCATGCGCCAAGCGGGCCGTTATCACTCACACTATCAGGGAATCAAAAAGAACTCTGATTTCATGACTATGTGTAAAAATCCGGAGCTTGCTTGTGAAGTAACTCTCGGGCCTATCCAGGACTTCGGTTTTAATGCCGCCATCCTTTTTTCTGATCTATTGTTCCCACTTGAACAATTAGGCATGGGTCTTTCTTATCACTCTGGTCCACCAACTCTAGAATGGCACCTGCAATCAAAAGAAGACATCCAAAAGCTAAAACTAAAAGCTCCAGGTGAAGAGTTTTATAAATTCCAAGGCGAAGCTTGTAAGCTTCTTCGTGAACGTCTTCCAAAAGACGTAACACTACTTGGTTTCGTGGGTGCGCCTTTCACGCTTTATACATATGCAGTTGAAGGTTCTCACGCCGGAAATCTTGTTTCAGCAAAACAAGGTCTATTCGACGGTCGCTTCGAAGCATTCTGTAATATCTTGATGCCAGAACTTCTGAAAGAAATGCTTATGCAAGCAAACAATGGTGCTCAAGCGGTTGCTCTATTTGATACAGCAGCTGGTGAACTTTGTGTGGCCGACTATAAGGAATTCATCGTTCCTAAAATCACAGCTCTTCTAAAAGAGTTCAAAGCAAAGTCTCCAAAGACGAAAGTGATTTACTACTCTAAGCACACTCAAGCGGGCTTCATTAAGGCCCTTGATCTCACAAACATTGATGTTATCGGTGTTGATTGGAGATGTGATTTAGTTGAGATCCAAAAGCTTCTTCCTCCACATTGCTTCATTCAAGGAAACCTTGATCCAGCTTGGTTACACCTTCCGAATGAAATCATGCTGAAGAAAGCAGCAGCTTACTATCAGGACCTTCGTGACAGAGGTTTAGATTTTAAACGTTGGGTAGCGGGTCTAGGTCATGGTGTTCTTATTCAGACGCCAGAAGAGAACGTAAGAACCCTGGTAAAACTGATCCAAACACAAAAAATTTAG